From Populus alba chromosome 16, ASM523922v2, whole genome shotgun sequence:
TTAAAACTTTTAAGGCTTCGATATGGCAAAAATAGGTCCCTCCTAAtgttcaatcttttctttggcTAGCTGTTCAGAATGGATTATGCACTAAGAATTTCTTACTTTGCTGTAATATAATCCCAGTTGatcaagctttttttattttttttgtgaaaataagaTTGAGACTTTAAATCATCTTCTCCTCCATTGTAGATCAATGTGgaaattatagatgaaattCTTGGATTCATGGGGTTTTAGTGGTTGCCTTTCCTACTGTGTGGATGATCTATTACATTAATAACCTAACCTAGTGTTTGGAAAATTCCAGCGTAAGGCTTAGTATAtgcttttttattgtgttagCTGGAGTATATGGCTTATGAGGAACAAGGTAATCTTCTATGATGGAATTGCGACGTTCGAATATAGTttctccttaattttttatcgcCTCTTAAATTGGCTCAAGTCTATAGATAAGTTCTTCATGGCTACTGGCACTGCTTTAATTATGGGGCCTAAAGGTAATATCGATTGGTCTAACACTAagaatgtgtttggtattgcggtagtttttgtggttgtggtttgaaaaaagttattttataaaaaatacttttagttgaggttagtttgaaaaaatatgtgtttagttaaaactgtggttgaaattaaggttgaagaaaaagtagtttaatgtgtttggataaaaaaatgcttttcaaattgaggttataaaataatatatatatatatatattgatttttaatttaaatattgtaaatttaactattgttattacatcatgaactaaataatattgatatcaaatatttttttattattccattaaactatgtgcaatgtcatcacatacgaaatctatccaacaaggactgtatttttcatggtttcttaagcgcgcaacaacaaaaattgaatcttttgttacgtcatcaagcgatctccttctaattttttgaatagaacacaattaaaataaaaataaaaactgaattttttttaactgggccggacccggcaataacataattggaattgcgatcaaatttcacaaatgctacgtcatcatgcgatatccttttaatttatgcagtgttattaaataatattaagtactagtttttcgagtaaaacacaatttaaaaaaaaatcaacaattttattatgtacaaaattcattcgacaataactacagttatcatgatttatcctgtgtgcaataaaattaagtaaaatattatcaggaataaaattgagattacagtaaaaacaaatttaatttaccttaattaaactaatttttaaaaaaacaaaaaaaaatattgttcacattcaCGTGAATAATACGAGTGCAATTAATTaactatactagtttttcaataaaaaaaaaataaactttgcgcactggtttttcaaaaaaaaaaaaaatgttcacgtgaacagtacgcagtggagccatgctccactgttgagGTTTGTTTGCCAGCATGAGAAGCAGCTTCTCAAAACTTGCGGTCCAGCCTTAAATATTAATGGGTCCTACCAGCAAAACacacttctttttctttaaccaaacactgggTAGTGTGGCTGCAGGTGAACCTCACCTGCAGCCACACTAGCAAACGGCCACTAAATCAAAACTTTGAGCGTGGCGTATCAATTCCTTCAATCCTGATGATCTTTTTCGGTGATGTATTTGTTggctctctttttctttctttttgtgtttgctttttgtttttgtgattctcttttcttttcttttctatttttcttccttttatcttgttttttagtGTCTTCTGGTTAGTCCTTTTAATATATCatcttcttccaaaaaaaaaaaaaaaagctcaaataaattaaacaaaaatataagttaaaacTCAATCCcttaataatttgaattatcCTCTATCATCTATGACCACAATAGGATGTAAATTTGGTTCGGTGTCCCCGCTACTATAGTTGCTGCTCAGCTTAGTCATACAGCTTTATCCTTGTGGTTATATAGGCTCGACAAATGGGGCATCGCGTCAAGTATTTCCCACAATCATAGCATGTCTGCAAAAGATTTGCGGGAATCAGAACGAGCCATTGTCAGGAAAGAGATGGCAATGTTAGGTCCATGCATGTTGTTTTTAGGTTACCTGATGTCCGCAGCCGAAGGCAAGATCTTTCTTATTGCATAAACACAAGGGACATTGCTGCAAAGCATAACGAAACAATTAAAAACTGGGTAACCAAGAGAAAAACTTCCATGGTATCTCAGAAGACTAGAATATGAGGTCTACCCGCCTGTTGTCTGGAGAATGATCTGCAGACGGGGCATAAGCATTATTGCTGCTATATTTCGGACAGGAATTAACCGAGCTGTTTCCAAGTGGAGGAGGAAGAGCAATATTCCTTACAGGATCAGTACCTCTTTGGAAGCTGCAAGTAGATGATGATGAGAGTGCAGGCTATCATTGTAAGAAAACTTGAACACACTTCAACTACTAAGCTGAATGTTAGTGGATATCGTATTACCCTAAGAGTTGGAGGTCTATTGTGGCTTTATATTGGGATGGTATCTCCATTAAAGCATTCAGAGCAAACTCTGTCTCCTTCTTCGACATTGGAATGTGCTTCGACATGATTTCTGTGAAATTCACAAACTGCATTGAACAAACAACGCATTAGCAATCAATTCGACTTCAAAGAATGGAAGCTTCTGTCAAAGTTCCCCAAGTCAATATTTCAACCTGAAAATTATCGAAAGCCCGACAAGGAATGTTGTCATCGAATTGATGCATCATGTCCCATGGTCCATCACCAACTCCAACCAGCACAATTGACAAGGGATAATTACTGCAAAATTAAGGATTAAAAAGATACAGATTTTGTTAAACACAAACTgcaaaatgttgaaaaaatacatttttcagAATATTAATACCTTGCTTTTACAATGGCATCAGTAGTATTCTGCTCCTGAGGACTTAACTGTCTATTAGCAGTGTCTACACTTCTTGTAACCTGACATATCATGCAGTGAAGAGCATTAATAAAACGTTTCAGGGAATGATTTAAACTCTTAAGAGGTAATAGTTACATCTGCAGACTTCGAAGTAGAAGGAACTGACCTGTCCATCAGCAATGATCAGAAGAATATGATACTGACCACCACTATTGTCCACAATTTCAATAGCAGTTTCAATGATTGGAGCAAAAGATGTTGGTCCTGTCATGGCTCAACGCAATAAATTTTTCACCAGAAGTAGGTCAAAGGAAAACTTTAC
This genomic window contains:
- the LOC118036620 gene encoding E3 ubiquitin-protein ligase RGLG2 is translated as MGCKHSRNQGHHHDSYCCRASSKYPSTSLYSARHAAYDDGRSELQSRYSRNGDDYHSLEQVTKALVEAGMESSNLIVGIDFTKSNEWTGSRSFHHKSLHHLGGSLNPYEQAISIIGRTLSDFDEDNRIPCFGFGDDTTHDKKVFSFYPDDQVCHGFEEVRSRYRELVPHVHLAGPTSFAPIIETAIEIVDNSGGQYHILLIIADGQVTRSVDTANRQLSPQEQNTTDAIVKASNYPLSIVLVGVGDGPWDMMHQFDDNIPCRAFDNFQFVNFTEIMSKHIPMSKKETEFALNALMEIPSQYKATIDLQLLGFQRGTDPVRNIALPPPLGNSSVNSCPKYSSNNAYAPSADHSPDNRRQCPLCLCNKKDLAFGCGHQTCYDCGKYLTRCPICRAYITTRIKLYD